In Pseudoalteromonas nigrifaciens, the sequence CTTTATAAGCATGGGTGCCTTTGGCAAAATCACACATTTGCATAATACGGTCAATTTTACTTTTAAGAACCGGTACGTCTGCCGCACTGTAGTTATAAAAGTTTGACGAGAACAAGCCAATAAAGCGATCCTCACCAATAACATTGCCTTTGTCATCAAAACGTTTTACACCAACATAGTCGATATAAGCCGGGCGATGTACGCGTGATAATGAGTTAGTTTTAGTTAAAATTAGTAAGTTACTACTACGCGCATCTTGGCGAGCAGCTTCTGGTAATTCCGAAAGTAGACGAGTGTGTTCTACACCGGCATTTTTCATCAAACCTAAACTGGTTTCCATTACGCCTTTTAACTCGTAATCACCCTGTATTGGCGATAACTCATATTGGCGATAGCCCATTAGGGTAAAGTTGTCTTTAACTAACCAGTCTAAAAACTCAACCGTTTCATCTACTTCAGCATTATTTTTGCCAGCACGACGTTTTGGTAGCTCTTTACTAACTGCAATTAGCTTTTCGCGAATTGGCTGCCAGTCTTCTACCGCTACCGATACATCTGTAAGTACAGACTCTAACTCTTGTTTGAAAGACTCAATCACAGCTGAATCTGTTTGACGGTCAATTTCAATAAAGAATACTGTTTTGGTCGAGGTTGATTCTTGCTCTGCTTTTAAACCAGATAAACCTGAGATCTTGTCATTTTCATCTCGTTGGATTTTAAGCGGGCTATGTAGTAATAAGTGAGAGGCAATATTTTCACGAGTCATGGCCATACGTACTGAATCAACTAAAAACGGCATGTCTTTAGCTATAATCTCAACAATCGTATGCGATGACTGCCAGCCATCTTTTGCCACTTCTGGGTTGAAAACGCGAATAACCGCGTCATCAGACGTGTTCTTTTCTAGCGAATTCCAAAGGCTTAGTGCAGCACCATATAAGTCACTATCGTTACGATTAGCCAAATCCTCTTTAGACATATTGCTGTACAAGGCTTTGGCGAATTTTTCAACGAGTAACACATTATCAGCGCGAACTTTTTTGTGGATAAGCTTACAAACATTATCTAAAATAACTGAGGCTTGACCTTCATTTCGTGTCATTGTTTATTCCTTAAATCTATTACTGCTTAATAGCAGAATATTTGTACAGCATTTATTAGCGTGGAGTCGAGCAAATTCTAACTCGTTTACAACTAATAAACAGCCTTTTACGATGAAAACATTTTTAGCTTTTCAGCTATTTGGTCATCTATTCACAAATTATAGATATAAATGGCCTTTACAGGCCATTTAGGAGCAAACTTATTCACTTTATTTTTTCTGGTCAGTCCAGAGCAAGCTACCAATTGCTGGTAAAAGCAGCACTGCACCCAGCATATTTACTAAAAACATGAAGGTAAGCAAAATTCCCATATCAACTTGAAATTTCAAATCAGAGAAAATCCAAGTACTCACGCCAATAGCAAGTGTAATACCGGTAAATAATACTGCACTACCGCGCTCAATTAACGCATTTCGATAAGCAACACTCAGCGGTACATTTTGTTTTAACTGCCCCATCATCGACGACAATATATAAATACCATAATCAACGCCTATACCCACACCTAATGCAATAACTGGCAGTGTAGATACGGTTAAGCCAATTTCCAGCTGTACCATTAGTGCTTGTGCAAGAGTAGATACCACATACAGAGGTAACACTACTGCAATGGTTGCTTTTACGCTTCTAAAGCTTAGTAAACACAAAACAATTACAGCGCCGTAAACATACAGCATCATCGGAATTTGCGCCGCTGACACTGACTCGTTTGTGGCTGCCATTACACCTACTGGGCCTGATGCGAGTTTAAACGCAACTTTATCTGTGCCCTCTTCTTGTGCAAAGCGTTTAACACTTTCAATTACAAGGTCAATTGTTTGCGCTTTATGATCATCTAAAAAGATAATCACTGGCATCACTGAGCAATCGCCGTTGAGTAATCCCGTGCTGGTTTCTACCCGCGAGGTAGATTGTACTAAGCTTGCAGAGTTACGTGGCAGGCTTTGCCATTTAAGGTTACCTTCGTTATAACCGGCATTTACCGACTGCGCTACCGAGCTTAAGCTTACCGCTGATTGCACACCGGCAACATTCTCTACTTTGTATTGAAAACGGCTAATACGCTGCATCACATCATGCTCAGTACATGCTGCAGGATACGCTTCTACAATTACCTTTAAGATATCAGACGAAATGGTGTATTTGTCCGAGATTAAAAATGTGTCTTGGTTATAGCGTGCATCTTGGTGCAATGATGGTGCGCCAGCATGTAAGTCCCCAATACGCATTTTATCTGCTTGCCAATAACCAAGTGCAAATAACACTAAAGTAAAAGCAATTATCATTTTAGCAATTTTAGGATCGGTGGCTTTAACCAATAAATCTCTAATTGCATCAAGCATATTTGGTTTTTTAGCATCACCCGATTGAATATGTACACTATTTTCAAAGTGCATATACGACGCCCATACAGGGAGTAAAATCAGGTTAGTAAATATAATTACCGCAACACCTAAACTAGCTGTTATAGCAAGCTCTCTAATAATACCAATGTCAATGGTTA encodes:
- a CDS encoding efflux RND transporter permease subunit yields the protein MHKILDFIENAIFKHRLIMLISFVLITCLLAFKATQIQLDASFNKNIPLNHDYMKVYTKHEKQFGGANSILISVCDDSGDIFNPEFFTQLKAVHDQLYFIPGVNRPLVNSIFSPSARFVEVVEDGFAGGPIIPANFKADKQGLGVVKENIEKAKVVGRMIASDYSCAMVTAQLMETDPQTQEKLDTLAFAQKLETQLREPLSTDKVSIHIIGFAKMAGDIAEGAKGVVVFFAIAIAFTFIMVWLFCGSLKLTILPIMCSIIAVIWQLGLLSSLGFGLDPMSILVPFLVFAIGVSHGVQMINAIGKKVGEGKSTRECCQSSFRALLIPGGIALLSDTVGFLTLLTIDIGIIRELAITASLGVAVIIFTNLILLPVWASYMHFENSVHIQSGDAKKPNMLDAIRDLLVKATDPKIAKMIIAFTLVLFALGYWQADKMRIGDLHAGAPSLHQDARYNQDTFLISDKYTISSDILKVIVEAYPAACTEHDVMQRISRFQYKVENVAGVQSAVSLSSVAQSVNAGYNEGNLKWQSLPRNSASLVQSTSRVETSTGLLNGDCSVMPVIIFLDDHKAQTIDLVIESVKRFAQEEGTDKVAFKLASGPVGVMAATNESVSAAQIPMMLYVYGAVIVLCLLSFRSVKATIAVVLPLYVVSTLAQALMVQLEIGLTVSTLPVIALGVGIGVDYGIYILSSMMGQLKQNVPLSVAYRNALIERGSAVLFTGITLAIGVSTWIFSDLKFQVDMGILLTFMFLVNMLGAVLLLPAIGSLLWTDQKK